The genomic stretch GAAGAAAATGGGGACCGTCTATTCCTTatcccatggtggggcccaccttctgaaGTGGTCCTTAAGCTGATACACAAGGCCCTGCTTCTGGACCACAATTTCACTTCAGTAGCCCGACGTCTACATGTCTTCTATATCCTCACAGttggacaaaaatgcccttgcagTAGGGAGCTAAATGCCAATACATCGTGGTTTTCCTGAAAAAATATCTTCAAACCTCTTGACTATTTACAATGACGAAAATGCCTCTGATCTGGACCGTAAGATGCAAGTGACATCCAAGGTCATTTTCGTCGTATGTGAGGTTTCAATCCACAAACGGCGGACAAAAGCGCATCGCACGTGCCAACTTGGCACTTTTGCAGAGCACTTGGGTCGATTGACAGCTGGTCCCCCAGTGCTTGTGTCTCGTTCTCAAAATCGATCTTAGCCGTGCAACACATGCTtgttgaatgtagaccgttggttATCATTTTCTTAACCGTACACATCACAGTACGTGTGGCTGGATTTTAGGGTCAAGATACATTCACCTACATGATGAAGGTCCAGGAATCCGTGTACATGTGCCACGTCAGCACTTACAATGGATAGGGCATTATGCGATTCTTCTACGGCCAGGGGTAGACATTGCGCACTCGGGTTGTTGGGCCAAAGCACTAAAACGATCATCGTTTTTTTTCAGTGaatggacggctaaaaatgatttcaaaaataacaattttttatAGGAGCCTGTTGTTTGGTCAACTAACAGTAACCGACCGTTTTATTAAAGTCGTGGAAGTGACGGTGGTGATTAGTCAACTCAAAATGACCACATGCTCTCAGTCAAACCTCTGATTGCTCCCATATCTTTACTTATTTCCAACCAATAAAGGCCCTTGGATTCCCTCTCAAAGACTTTCTTTCAAGTCTATTAATCTAACACAATACACGTGGCACATGTCTACTGATCAGGCCATTCATCACGAGTCCATCATAGGCATGCTGATTGGGTGATCCTCACCATATGATCAGACCCTCCGTTCATCAATCAAATCTaacaccatacacgtggcacatgTCTACTGATCAGGCTATTCATCAAGGGTCCATCATAGGCATGCTGATTGGGTGATCCTCACCATAAGATCAGACCCTCCATTCATCATTCAAATCTaacaccatacacgtggcacatgTCTACTGATCAGGCCATTCATCAAGAGTCCATTATAGGCATGCTGATTGGTTGATCCTCACCATCTGATCAGACCCTTCATTCATCAGTCAACATTTGCAGAGAAGATAATCTGATAGGCATGATTTTGGGCtatgatccaaccatcaagattCCATCGTAGGTGTGCTGATCCAGTCATCCTCAGTCTGATCAGACCCTCCATTCATTGGCCAACTTTGAAcggataggatcatccaatcggCATGATTAATATGACCcgccatcaagagtccatcactGGCATGCTGATCCAGTGATCCTCGCCGTCTGATGAGACCTTCCATTCACAGACCAACAAGTGCacggattggatcatctgatcagcacAGTATTGGATATgaacaatccatggtgggcctctgAACAAGGCTACAATGTTAAAATTTTGGCAGAGGATTAATCCAATCTGCAAGAAGATGTGAAATTTGTTCTTGTGATAGAGAATTTTCCCAGGTGGGAAATGTTGTTGCAATGCTTgtaaatgaacggtccagattgatggaTTGGGCCATTGCAGGTTGGGGAGAGAGGATTGCAATTGTCGGGTGGACAGAAGCAGAGGATTGCAATCGCGCGGGCCATGCTCAAGAACCCGGCCATCCTGCTACTGGACGAGGCGACGAGTGCTCTCGATTCAGAATCAGAGAAGCTGGTGCAGGAGGCCCTTGATCGTTTCATGATAGGGAGGACGACCCTCGTGATTGCCCACCGCCTGTCCACCATCCGCAAGGCGGACCTTGTCGCCGTCCTCCAACAGGGGAGCGTCTCCGAGATCGGGACCCATGACGACCTCATCGCCAAGGGGGACAATGGACTCTATGCCAAGCTTATCAGAATGCAAGAGATGGCCCACGAAGCAGCTCTCAATAATGCAAGAAAGAGTAGTGCCAGGTACTCAATTCCCTTGCTTGATCTCATTACTTTTATTtaaggaagaaaaaaatcaatCTTGATCAGACGGTTGTAAATGCATGGCCCGCCTTTGGAAACTGTTCAATCAATGGTCTGTTTGAGATTCAATGATCAATACTCTAAAAGGCCAATCTTCATCTTGGAGCAGTGTAAAATATAAGACCATTAAATTTTTGTAAATTGCTAttttaagttttttaaaaatGGGCATGTTTGGTTACACTGAATTTTACGAAATATCAGAAAATTTGCATTGATTAGACTGATTagttatgaaatttcatgatatttagcaCAACCAAATGCACCCATTGTTAGTAAAAGAGGTAAATCATCTTATTGAATATGGTTTGATCAGTCCAGTTGCGTATCCATCTCGACCCTCTGATCAATTGGCCAGGTTCCCAGATGTTTGTAACTGTCCATTTCATTGATTTCTCCGTGGAATGATCAACAAAATGTAGAATCTATGAGTGGCCTATTGATCAGTCCTGTAGAATATATGCATGAAGCTGTTCCTCTGTAGCAAAACAGAATTCAATCTACAACTgcaatcatcatataacatcTGCTAATCTATGATCCTAAATCCTCCGTTTTCAGGCCTTCGAGTGCCAGGAACTCCGTCAGCTCGCCAATCATCGGCCGCAACTCTTCCTACGGACGATCGCCATACTCACGCCGGCTCTCCGACTTCTCTACCTCTGACTTCAGTCTCTCCCTCGATGCCTCCCACCCAAGCTACCGCCTTGAGAAGCTTGCCTTCAAAGACCAGGCCAGCTCCTTCTGGCGCCTCGCCAAGATGAACTCCCCTGAGTGGGCCTATGCTCTCATTGGCTCTGTGGGGTCTGTTGTCTGTGGGTCGATAAGTGCCCTCTTTGCCTACGTCCTCAGCGCTGTCCTAAGCATCTACTACAACCAAGACCATGCATACATGAGGAGGGAGATTGGCAAGTACTGCTTCCTACTGATCGGAGTATCATCGGCAGCACTCCTATTCAACACACTCCAGCATCTGTTCTGGGATGTTGTCGGCGAGAACCTCACGAAGCGAGTGAGGGAGAAGATGCTTGCAGCAGTTCTGCGTAATGAGGTGGCGTGGTTCGACCGTGAGGAGAATGAGAGTGCAAGGATCGCGGCCCGCTTGGCATTGGATGCAAACAACGTGCGGTCTGCGATAGGGGACCGAATATCTGTGATAATGCAGAACTCAGCTCTCATGCTTGTTGCTTGCACTGCTGGGTTCGTCTTGCAGTGGCGCCTTGCGCTGGTGCTTGTTGCCGTCTTTCCTATCGTGGTTGCTGCCACTGTGTTGCAGGTATGTCTTTTAACCAAATTGCTTACATTGGTAATGCAGACACCAAACATCAGTGTATTTTCTCACCAATGCACGTTTGGATGCTCTCCAATTCTCAATTTGGGGGATTGATCTTTTCCCCATGCTGTCATTGTCTCTGTTTCTAGTACAACATGAAACAGTCCAACTTCAATTTCCTGCGCCAGTTGATCGGAAACGTTGAATGATGCTCGATTGGATAAATCTAGATTGTTCGACAAGtgggccatggttcagtgatccaaacagttGAAAAAATGGGCTCCAATGGACCAAAAATCACCCAAATGAtaaaatcctagcccttcaattggTGGCCAGCAAATGCAACATAGCAACTTTTCCCTTCCAACTGTAAAAGAGTAGAACATAAATGGctatgtgatgtagagcgggtcgcggacagtttcatggccaagatggatgaAAAGGCTTGATCGGAAGCAGAAGTGATCCAGATCGTCTAGACCTTGAAACGGACGTATCTCACAAaatggaatgagttattcaatgtgccatgtatgattttggggtaggacgagctactttagccacccaatcccGCTATGCAAGGTTGCGCACACCAAAgttgtgagattccaccatatCGACGGTTGAATTTtcgttttatttccatttttactatttataataagttttagtttgattataattgtTCATACGTTGGGCTGCAGGAgatgtgtccaacatgaaaagtgcttagaatattTATGAGAGTAGTAGACTCTCCTTAATGCAGAATGAGGTTTCCGCGCTTTCCAAACTCCACCCATTTACCATTTGAAGTGGGAGCAATACATTTTCACCTCGAATTGTAATTTAGGTGGACGCCCAAACGCCCCTTAACATAGCTTTGATGTTTTATGTCCAGAAAATGTTCCTGAAAGGCTTCTCCGGCGACTTAGAAGCTACCCATGCCAAGGCCACTCAGCTAGCCAGCGAAGCTGTCGCCAATGTCCGAACAGTCGCGGCATTCAATTCCGAGTCAAAAATCGTAGGACTCTTCACCTCCAACCTCGAAGCTCCACTGCGTCGCTGCTTCTGGAAGGGACAGATCGCTGGCAGCGGCTTCGGTGTAGCCCAGTTCTTGCTCTACGCCTCCTATTCCCTCGGCCTATGGTACGCGTCCTGGCTCGTCAAACACGGAATCTCCGATTTCTCCAAGACAATCCGCGTCTTCATGGTCCTCATGGTCTCCGCCAATGGCGCCGCCGAGACACTAACACTAGCTCCCGACTTCATAAAAGGCGGCCGTGCCATGCGGTCTGTCTTCGACCTCTTAGACCGCAGAACTGAAATAGACCCAGACGATCCTGACACAACTCCCGTCCCTGACCGACTCCGTGGAGATGTCGAATTCAAACATGTAGACTTCTCCTACCCATCACGCCCAGACATACCCATCTTCCGTGACCTCACCCTCCGAGCCCGAGCTGGCAAGACGCTCGCCCTCGTGGGTCCGAGCGGGTGCGGGAAAAGCTCAGTCATTGCACTTGTACAACGATTCTACGAGCCATCATCTGGGAGAGTACTCATAGACGGAAAGGACATAcgtaaatacaacctcaaatcgCTACGGCGGCACGTAGCGATGGTCCCACAGGAGCCGTGCCTATTCGCAGCAACCATACATGATAACATTGCATATGGAGCTGAGTCTGCAACAGAAGCTGAGGTGATCCAGGCAGCTACGTTGGCAAATGCACACAAGTTCATTTCAGCCCTGCCTGACGGGTACCGCACGTGGGTCGGAGAGAGGGGTGTGCAGCTATCAGGAGGCCAGCGGCAGAGGATTGCCATAGCACGTGCTTTCGTGAAGAAAGCCGAGTTGTTGCTGCTCGACGAGGCGACGAGTGCGCTGGATGCTGAGTCAGAACGGTGCGTGCAGGAGGCGCTTGAGCGCGCGTCGTCAGGACGGACGACTATCGTTGTCGCACATAGGCTTTCGACGGTCAGGAATGCTCACGTGATTGCCGTGATTGACGATGGGAAGGTGGCAGAGCAAGGATCGCATTCGCATCTTTTGAACCATCATCCTGACGGCTGTTACGCACGGATGATACAGTTGCAGAGGTTCACGCACGTGCCGGCGTCGGGTGCTGGGTCGTCTACACGTGCGAAGGAGGAGGATGGGGAACAGAAATAACTGGAATTCCTTTGTTCCTTTTTTGGGTTCGTGTTATTTTTGTTTGGGCAATACGGCGTATGTGTAATATAATTGATATATGCATGTTTTGGTTATGTCTTTTGTGGAGAGAGAAGACGTCCTCTTGAATTCAAATAGCTTTCTGCTTATTTGTTTCTTCGGGGCTATGCTAATCCATCTTTGATCTATGTGAAATGACAAAAGGGACtcgttttttgttcttttttttgtgttttttttaaaaaaaaaaaattaatatagaACTTCTAGCATAGTCTTTAGTTTTCACAAAGTGGGCGAATCAGAAGTATAAGCTGATTGCAGCGAGAATTACGGATCTCACATGGTCACACATGACACTCGTGTTGAAATTTGTGGGTTTAGACAGTTTTGATGAACATGAAGAGCGACTAATGAGCCCCGTTTGAATGTGCTTATACATGAATAAGTGAGATTTAATTGACTAGGGTTTCTCCCATTTGAGAGAGTATGGAGATTCTGAAGAAGAGGAAAGATCTTTTGAGAGAGCATGGAGAGGTAAACGAAGAGGAGAGATTTTTTGCATGACGCTTGGTTCTTAAATCTCCTCTTGGTTGGTAAAGGATCCTTCTCCAAGAAGGCTTGCATGTGGATAGGGTGTAGGCAGAAGATTTGGATGTTAATCTTCTGTAAACTACAATTTACGGAATAAAAAAGATTAAACCATGCATCCAAGATGAGATtagaaatttaaacaaaaaaattcatacttgGTCGACGCATCATCGGTGTAAATCTACTAATCATCTAGACTCTACACTTTCAaaaatgattttatattctaTCATCTTACACTCAAATATATTTAGAAATACGgtattttaatctt from Magnolia sinica isolate HGM2019 chromosome 17, MsV1, whole genome shotgun sequence encodes the following:
- the LOC131231632 gene encoding ABC transporter B family member 1, whose translation is MSQDSQEIKTVEQWKWSEMQGLELISSSSSTPTSHSLIFKQDKHPPIQEVEAEMENTTPASSSSPAAASSTPPNPPNGKNDEKPSPSPPSSGFSELFRFADSLDYLLMSIGTAGAIVHGCSLPIFLRFFADLVNSFGSNSNNPDKMMQEVLKYAFYFLVVGAAIWASSWAEISCWMWTGERQSTKLRIRFLEAALNQDVQYFDTDVRTSDIVFAINSDAVMVQDAISEKLGNFIHYMATFVSGFVVGFTAVWQLALVTLAVVPLIAVIGAIHTTTLAKLTSKSQQALSEAGNIAEQTLAQIRTVLSYVGESRALQAYSAALQVAQRIGYKSGFAKGIGLGSTYFTVFCCYALLLWYGGYLVRHHYTNGGLAIATMFSVMIGGLALGQSAPSMTAFAKAKVAAAKIFRTIDHKPGIDRNSETGIELSSVTGHVELKNVDFSYPSRQEVRILSNFSLNVPAGKTIALVGSSGSGKSTVVSLIERFYDPTSGQVLLDGQDIRTLKLRWLRQQIGLVSQEPALFATTIKENMLLGRADATQIEIEEAARVANAHSFIIKLPDGYDTQVGERGLQLSGGQKQRIAIARAMLKNPAILLLDEATSALDSESEKLVQEALDRFMIGRTTLVIAHRLSTIRKADLVAVLQQGSVSEIGTHDDLIAKGDNGLYAKLIRMQEMAHEAALNNARKSSARPSSARNSVSSPIIGRNSSYGRSPYSRRLSDFSTSDFSLSLDASHPSYRLEKLAFKDQASSFWRLAKMNSPEWAYALIGSVGSVVCGSISALFAYVLSAVLSIYYNQDHAYMRREIGKYCFLLIGVSSAALLFNTLQHLFWDVVGENLTKRVREKMLAAVLRNEVAWFDREENESARIAARLALDANNVRSAIGDRISVIMQNSALMLVACTAGFVLQWRLALVLVAVFPIVVAATVLQKMFLKGFSGDLEATHAKATQLASEAVANVRTVAAFNSESKIVGLFTSNLEAPLRRCFWKGQIAGSGFGVAQFLLYASYSLGLWYASWLVKHGISDFSKTIRVFMVLMVSANGAAETLTLAPDFIKGGRAMRSVFDLLDRRTEIDPDDPDTTPVPDRLRGDVEFKHVDFSYPSRPDIPIFRDLTLRARAGKTLALVGPSGCGKSSVIALVQRFYEPSSGRVLIDGKDIRKYNLKSLRRHVAMVPQEPCLFAATIHDNIAYGAESATEAEVIQAATLANAHKFISALPDGYRTWVGERGVQLSGGQRQRIAIARAFVKKAELLLLDEATSALDAESERCVQEALERASSGRTTIVVAHRLSTVRNAHVIAVIDDGKVAEQGSHSHLLNHHPDGCYARMIQLQRFTHVPASGAGSSTRAKEEDGEQK